One window of the Zea mays cultivar B73 chromosome 3, Zm-B73-REFERENCE-NAM-5.0, whole genome shotgun sequence genome contains the following:
- the LOC103649722 gene encoding receptor-like protein 6 — MEAALNLLTQIHLLVLLGCSLLLPRPTTSATAGNHTAPMPLSSCLPDQASSLLRLKRSFVTTNYSTVAFRSWRAGTDCCRWAGVRCSSNSDDGGGRVTSLDLSDQGLESGGLDPAIFHLSSLERLNLAYNDFNGSQLPSSGFERLANLTHLNLSTSSFSGQVPASGIGGLTSLVSLDLSTSYEFYDLLDDGFLLHRDSNSDARLTVQSFETLVANLRNLRELHLGLVDLSSDDDGAGPRWRWCSVVAASCPELRVLSLPRCGLSGPICGSLSSLRSISVVNLEYNRLSGPFPDFFTNSSDLTVLRLRRTGIQGRVSPAIFLHRKLVTVDLYNNYGISGYLPDFPAGSSSSRLENLNVGRTSFYGTIPNSLGNLTSLKELGFGATGFSGDIHIPSSIGDLKSLNALEISGMGIVGPMPSWIANLTSLTALQLYDCGLSGPIPPFVAELRRLKRLALCGCSFSGEIPSHVITNLTQLQILLLYSNNLEGTLELQSFGKNMPYLIALDLSDNNLLVLDGEEDNSSASVSLPKLKTLVLGGCGMSKFPEFLRRQDEIDWLDLSYNQIRGAVPGWAWELWNGMVYLVLSNNEFTSVGHGHLLPLQDMIVLDLSNNLFEGTIPIPQGSADALDYSNNMFSSVPAHLSSHLDDVALFLAPGNRLSGNLSASFCGGGTSILLLDLSYNDFSGSIPSCLMENVNGMQSLNLRKNRLHGEIPDSSKEGCSFEALDFSGNQIQGRLPRSMASCENLEVLDVGNNQISDAFPCWMSELPRLQVLVLKSNRFFGQVSEPVLQEKKQSYSCAFPSASIVDLSSNSFSGPLPEGRWFKNLRSMVLTDPSKPLVMDHEVPGVTRTYRYTTAVTYKGHDTSFAEILTALVFIDFSNNTFSGSIPVAIGELGLLHGLNVSHNFLTGQIPPQLGHLSRLEALDLSFNGLSGEIPKELASLDSLTTLNLSDNRLVGSIPASPHFSTFSSSSFQGNDGLCGPPLSKACNDNVTQVDAVRSEKRSVDFVLFLFVGVGFGFGFAVAVVVAWGIPVRKPC, encoded by the coding sequence ATGGAAGCAGCTCTGAATCTCCTCACACAGATCCACCTTCTCGTACTCCTTGGATGCTCGCTACTTCTCCCTCGGCCAACTACTAGTGCCACCGCCGGCAACCACACAGCTCCCATGCCACTTTCTTCATGCCTACCTGACCAGGCCTCATCGCTGCTCCGGCTGAAACGATCGTTCGTGACAACCAACTACTCCACCGTTGCCTTCAGGTCGTGGAGGGCCGGCACGGACTGCTGCCGCTGGGCAGGAGTTCGCTGCAGCAGCAACTCCGACGACGGCGGCGGCCGTGTGACCTCCCTCGATCTGTCCGACCAAGGGTTGGAGAGCGGGGGCCTTGATCCTGCGATTTTCCATCTATCTTCTCTGGAGCGTCTCAACCTCGCCTACAACGACTTCAACGGGTCACAGCTCCCGTCCAGCGGGTTTGAGCGCCTCGCCAACCTCACCCACCTCAACCTCTCCACATCTAGCTTCTCCGGCCAAGTGCCGGCCAGCGGCATCGGCGGCCTGACGAGCCTGGTCTCCCTCGACCTCTCTACCAGCTACGAGTTCTACGATCTACTCGACGACGGCTTCCTGCTGCACAGAGACTCGAACTCGGACGCGCGGCTCACGGTCCAAAGCTTCGAGACCTTGGTCGCGAACCTGCGAAACCTAAGGGAGCTGCACCTCGGCCTCGTGGACCTCTCCAGCGACGACGACGGGGCCGGGCCGCGCTGGCGCTGGTGCAGCGTCGTGGCCGCATCGTGCCCCGAGCTCCGGGTGCTCAGCTTGCCACGCTGCGGGCTCTCTGGCCCCATCTGTGGCTCGCTCTCCAGCCTGCGTTCTATCTCCGTCGTTAACCTAGAGTACAACAGACTGTCCGGCCCATTCCCAGATTTCTTCACCAACTCCTCCGACCTGACCGTTCTGCGGCTCAGGCGCACCGGTATCCAGGGACGGGTGTCTCCTGCGATCTTTCTGCACCGGAAGCTGGTGACGGTAGATCTCTACAACAACTACGGGATCTCTGGGTACCTGCCAGATTTCCCGgcaggcagcagcagcagcaggctggAGAATCTGAACGTCGGCAGGACTAGTTTCTACGGTACGATACCGAATTCCCTGGGCAACCTCACGTCTCTGAAGGAGCTGGGATTTGGCGCGACCGGCTTTTCCGGGGACATACACATACCCTCGTCGATCGGTGATCTCAAATCCTTGAACGCGCTAGAGATCTCCGGGATGGGAATCGTAGGGCCCATGCCGTCCTGGATTGCGAACCTGACGTCTTTGACAGCTCTCCAGCTCTACGACTGTGGTTTGTCTGGACCAATCCCTCCCTTCGTAGCCGAGCTGAGGCGTCTGAAAAGACTAGCGCTGTGTGGCTGCAGCTTCTCAGGAGAAATACCGTCTCATGTCATCACAAACCTAACCCAGCTGCAGATACTGCTGCTCTACTCAAACAACCTGGAGGGCACGCTGGAACTCCAATCTTTTGGGAAGAATATGCCGTACCTCATTGCCTTGGATCTCTCTGACAACAACCTCCTTGTGCTTGATGGAGAAGAAGACAACTCTTCTGCATCGGTGTCCCTTCCCAAGCTCAAAACCTTAGTCTTGGGTGGCTGCGGCATGTCTAAGTTCCCTGAATTCTTGAGGCGCCAGGATGAAATCGATTGGCTTGACCTCTCATACAACCAGATCCGTGGGGCTGTACCAGGGTGGGCGTGGGAGCTCTGGAATGGTATGGTGTATCTCGTTCTGTCTAACAATGAGTTTACTAGCGTTGGCCATGGCCACCTCCTCCCTTTGCAGGACATGATCGTTCTTGATCTCAGCAACAACTTGTTCGAGGGGACCATACCTATACCTCAGGGCTCCGCAGACGCACTCGATTACTCGAACAACATGTTCTCGTCTGTACCTGCTCATCTCAGCTCACATCTCGACGACGTTGCCCTCTTCTTGGCGCCAGGAAACCGCCTGTCTGGGAATCTTTCGGCGTCTTTCTGTGGTGGTGGAACGAGCATACTGCTCCTTGATCTCTCCTACAACGACTTCAGCGGCTCCATCCCTTCCTGTCTGATGGAGAACGTTAACGGGATGCAGTCGCTGAATTTAAGAAAGAACCGACTCCACGGGGAGATCCCGGACAGCAGCAAGGAGGGCTGCTCGTTTGAGGCGTTGGACTTCAGCGGCAACCAGATCCAAGGACGGCTACCGAGATCTATGGCCAGCTGCGAGAACCTGGAGGTGCTTGACGTTGGAAACAACCAGATCAGTGACGCATTTCCATGCTGGATGAGCGAGCTTCCCAGGCTGCAGGTCCTTGTCCTGAAAAGCAACAGGTTCTTTGGGCAGGTCTCCGAACCAGTTCTGCAAGAGAAGAAGCAGAGCTACTCCTGCGCGTTCCCTAGCGCATCGATCGTCGATCTGTCTTCGAACAGCTTCTCTGGCCCACTGCCGGAAGGCCGATGGTTCAAGAACCTAAGGTCGATGGTACTCACGGACCCGAGCAAGCCGTTGGTCATGGATCATGAGGTGCCCGGAGTGACAAGAACGTATAGGTACACCACTGCAGTCACGTACAAGGGGCATGACACCAGCTTCGCTGAGATACTGACAGCGTTGGTGTTCATCGACTTCTCCAACAACACGTTCAGCGGTAGCATCCCGGTAGCTATTGGGGAGCTTGGTCTGCTACACGGGCTCAATGTCTCGCACAACTTCCTCACCGGGCAGATCCCACCTCAGCTCGGCCATCTGAGCAGGCTCGAAGCTCTGGACCTGTCCTTCAATGGGCTCTCTGGAGAGATCCCAAAGGAGCTGGCGTCGTTGGACTCCCTCACGACGCTGAACTTGTCTGACAACAGGCTCGTAGGAAGCATACCTGCGTCGCCTCACTTCTCGACGTTCTCCAGCTCGTCGTTCCAAGGAAACGACGGCCTTTGCGGGCCTCCGCTGTCCAAGGCGTGCAACGACAACGTAACGCAGGTAGACGCGGTGCGTTCCGAGAAGAGATCTGTGGACTTCGTGCTGTTCCTCTTTGTTGGAGTAGGGTTTGGCTTTGGGTTCGCGGTTGCAGTCGTTGTTGCTTGGGGAATCCCCGTTAGGAAACCGTGTTGA